The following are from one region of the Ischnura elegans chromosome 12, ioIscEleg1.1, whole genome shotgun sequence genome:
- the LOC124169750 gene encoding calcyclin-binding protein, which translates to MPVSKAEELREDLKELRQLQCTAQRHRVKDALSLEIRKIETELSKALVQESDLKNNPEASKMPATKCYEVKLNTYGWDQSENYVKIFVTLNKVQDLPSDQVFCTFTERSMEFNVKNLEGKNYILPIINLLEPINPEKSHWKVKTDKVVVFLAKKTVGKTWSHITGVEKREHESKTPKLGGEDESMAADPSDGLMNVLKQMYETGDDNMKRTIAQAWTQSQDQQMRGRGPNLGFD; encoded by the exons atgcctGTGTCTAAAGCTGAGGAG CTTCGAGAGGATCTGAAGGAGCTGAGGCAACTTCAATGTACAGCTCAGAGGCATCGAGTGAAAGACGCTTTGTCTCTAGAAATTAGGAAAATTGAAACGGAATTATCCAAAGCTTTAGTTCAAGAGAGCGATCTGAAAAATAACCCCGAAGCATCGAAAATGCCTGCTACGAAATGTTATGAAGTAAAACTAAATACTTATG GGTGGGACCAGTCGGAAAACTACGTGAAAATATTTGTTACTTTGAATAAAGTACAAGATCTTCCTAGCGATCAAGTCTTTTGTACGTTTACGGAAAG GTCAATGGAATTTAATGTGAAAAACTTGGAGGGGAAAAACTATATACTGCCGATCATCAATTTGCTGGAGCCAATCAATCCTGAGAAAAGTCACTGGAAAGTGAAGACAG ACAAAGTTGTTGTGTTCCTGGCTAAGAAGACAGTTGGCAAGACATGGTCTCATATCACGGGAGTAGAAAAGAGGGAACATGAATCTAAGACCCCTAAATTGGGTGGTGAAGATGAGAGTATGGCCGCTGACCCATCAGATGGTTTGATGAATGTTCTCAAGCAAATGTATGAAACGGGAGATGACAACATGAAGAGGACCATAGCTCAAGCATGGACCCAATCGCAGGATCAGCAAATGCGGGGAAGAGGACCAAATTTAGGATTTGATTGA